A window of the Lysinibacillus irui genome harbors these coding sequences:
- a CDS encoding motility associated factor glycosyltransferase family protein produces MKINIEFIPSKNGEETLKINEYFVHSKYNPNKEAEQLIHNQYTPHHTHIIFGYGCGYIVDALLKRRSFEETIIVIDPLFDNQTLKPKHQALNLFMFDSTAISVLELYINKIATNTRVTFKIICTSNYEKLFPNQYKELLKKIVDIQYKNRTNDYTILRYAKDWQRNFIENLQNLNVDCTIEGLYKTYNCPVVVASGGPSLTKQIPLIKKYRKYMILISAGSTTNSLVSNGIEPDYVVTIDGGEPNYHHFKNLLLKNAEIIYSMQSHYMVRKSFEKKGFVIGTNGFKKLAKYLDNEVGLKFPVLEYGGSVAHSAFNVAHFITTGPIALIGQDLAYTDNLTHATSNKNARGIDEAFIKEHEAFQIEGYYGELVWTNPVFQSMKLDFEALIAVKKPDVPFYNCTEGGVKIKGFEQMSFEDFLKQFVSKIEETKVIKVNDINLNLDINNNLKHMLNNLNELKVFLNKGLIVIEKIELSNQIDKKALKKLDNLERNINKLLDKIPMEPMTNSITIDILSNYLPEENETTVETYKRVNRQTKALYTQLQDAINYTEQCIKNVFENSEVENNE; encoded by the coding sequence TTGAAAATTAATATTGAGTTCATACCCAGTAAAAATGGTGAGGAAACATTAAAAATAAATGAGTACTTTGTACATAGTAAATATAATCCTAATAAAGAAGCGGAACAGTTAATTCATAATCAATACACACCTCATCACACTCATATCATTTTTGGTTATGGGTGTGGTTATATTGTAGATGCTTTATTAAAGCGTAGATCATTTGAAGAGACTATTATTGTGATAGATCCCTTATTTGATAATCAAACATTAAAACCTAAACACCAAGCTCTTAATTTATTTATGTTTGATAGTACAGCCATTTCAGTACTTGAACTATATATAAATAAAATTGCTACAAATACACGTGTAACCTTTAAAATAATATGTACTTCAAATTATGAAAAGTTGTTTCCGAATCAGTATAAAGAACTACTAAAAAAAATAGTTGATATACAATATAAAAATAGAACAAATGATTATACGATATTACGGTATGCTAAAGACTGGCAACGTAATTTTATAGAAAATTTACAAAATCTCAATGTGGACTGCACTATTGAGGGGTTATATAAAACATATAACTGTCCTGTTGTGGTAGCTTCGGGTGGTCCCTCTTTAACAAAGCAGATTCCCTTAATAAAAAAATATAGAAAATATATGATACTAATTTCAGCAGGCTCAACAACTAATTCATTAGTAAGTAATGGTATAGAACCGGATTATGTTGTCACAATAGATGGCGGTGAACCTAATTATCACCATTTCAAAAATTTACTTCTAAAAAATGCTGAAATAATTTATAGTATGCAAAGTCATTATATGGTTAGAAAATCTTTCGAGAAAAAAGGATTTGTCATCGGAACAAACGGTTTTAAGAAATTGGCAAAATATCTTGATAATGAAGTAGGATTAAAGTTTCCTGTTTTAGAGTATGGAGGAAGTGTAGCTCATTCAGCCTTTAATGTTGCCCATTTTATTACTACTGGACCGATTGCTTTAATAGGTCAAGATTTGGCATATACAGATAATTTAACTCATGCTACAAGTAACAAAAATGCTAGAGGTATCGATGAAGCATTTATTAAAGAACATGAGGCATTTCAAATTGAGGGTTATTATGGAGAGCTCGTTTGGACAAATCCTGTATTCCAATCAATGAAATTAGATTTTGAAGCTCTTATCGCAGTGAAGAAACCAGATGTACCATTTTATAATTGTACTGAAGGTGGTGTTAAGATAAAAGGTTTCGAACAAATGTCATTTGAAGATTTTTTAAAGCAATTTGTAAGTAAAATAGAAGAAACTAAAGTAATAAAAGTAAATGATATTAACCTGAATTTAGACATCAATAATAATTTAAAACATATGCTTAACAATTTAAATGAGTTAAAAGTATTTTTAAATAAAGGGTTAATTGTAATAGAGAAAATTGAACTATCTAATCAAATTGATAAAAAAGCTCTTAAAAAATTAGATAATTTGGAAAGAAATATTAATAAGCTTCTTGATAAAATTCCCATGGAACCAATGACTAATTCTATTACAATAGATATTTTAAGTAATTATTTACCAGAAGAAAATGAAACTACAGTTGAAACTTATAAACGAGTTAATAGGCAAACTAAGGCCTTATATACACAGCTACAGGATGCTATAAATTATACTGAGCAGTGTATTAAAAATGTATTTGAAAATAGTGAGGTTGAAAACAATGAATGA
- a CDS encoding motility associated factor glycosyltransferase family protein, with amino-acid sequence MNWEVATAKNGEATLTLNNYAIYSKYRPREDAWKWIDSEFEESMEQYFLIGLGLGYHAERLAKLAKGKRVIVYFFEKIEYELFLNNDKSDDLLLKIEIIHDLKDIILNEKTQVLISGSWIKAIGHDHPLFTYLEDIKINQVTYKRSADLMENNFKSNMRIASEIQNYPKYIKKIACIVASGPSLNKTVSWLKEIQDKVEIFAVGSALKILLLNGITPTAAIISDAKDDIIKQIEGSGYLGTLYFLSTANAKTVIKHEGDSFIIFQQGYPLAEVAAEKHQMPLFETGGSVSTVAISLLEYLNFEEIILFGQDLSFVGNQTHAKGSTSGRAVSDDLNIREVLANDGSLVYTTPNLQVYTRWIENKAKRMSKKLYTTSEKGVFIPKVPYINQKELNSIVDSN; translated from the coding sequence ATGAACTGGGAAGTTGCTACCGCAAAAAATGGAGAAGCAACATTAACGTTAAATAATTATGCGATTTATAGTAAATATAGACCTAGGGAAGATGCATGGAAATGGATAGATAGTGAATTTGAAGAATCCATGGAACAGTATTTCTTAATTGGTCTAGGTCTTGGCTATCATGCTGAAAGGTTAGCGAAATTAGCAAAAGGTAAAAGAGTCATTGTATATTTCTTTGAAAAAATAGAATATGAGTTATTTTTGAACAACGACAAATCTGATGATTTACTATTAAAAATAGAAATTATTCATGATTTGAAGGATATTATCTTAAATGAAAAGACCCAGGTGCTGATTTCCGGTAGTTGGATAAAAGCAATTGGACACGACCATCCACTATTTACTTATTTAGAAGATATAAAAATTAATCAAGTGACCTATAAAAGATCTGCCGATTTAATGGAAAATAATTTTAAAAGTAACATGCGAATTGCTTCAGAAATTCAAAATTACCCAAAATATATAAAGAAAATTGCATGTATTGTTGCATCAGGTCCATCGCTTAATAAAACAGTAAGCTGGTTAAAAGAAATACAGGATAAAGTCGAAATATTTGCAGTGGGCTCTGCTTTGAAAATATTATTGCTAAATGGAATAACACCCACAGCGGCTATTATTTCAGATGCAAAGGATGACATTATTAAACAAATTGAAGGATCAGGATATCTGGGTACATTGTATTTTTTAAGCACTGCTAATGCCAAAACTGTTATCAAACATGAGGGAGACTCTTTCATAATATTTCAACAAGGGTATCCTTTAGCCGAGGTAGCTGCAGAAAAGCATCAAATGCCTCTGTTTGAGACAGGGGGCTCCGTATCTACAGTTGCTATTAGCTTACTAGAATATTTGAATTTTGAAGAGATTATTTTATTTGGACAAGATCTGAGTTTTGTAGGCAATCAAACACATGCCAAAGGTTCTACATCTGGAAGGGCAGTCAGTGATGATTTAAATATAAGAGAAGTTCTTGCTAATGATGGCTCTTTAGTTTATACGACACCAAATTTGCAAGTCTATACAAGGTGGATAGAAAATAAGGCTAAACGAATGTCAAAAAAACTTTATACAACATCAGAGAAAGGTGTTTTTATACCTAAAGTACCATATATAAACCAAAAAGAACTAAATAGCATTGTTGATTCAAATTAA
- the pseB gene encoding UDP-N-acetylglucosamine 4,6-dehydratase (inverting), which produces MNVLKNKTVLVTGGTGSFGKKFIHKALTLGVKKIIVFSRDELKQYEMKQEFDDNRLRFFIGDVRDKDRLYRAFNGVDIVIHAAAMKHVDACEYNPFEAVKTNIHGAQNIIEAAIDCGVEKVIALSTDKACSPVNLYGATKLASDKLFVAANAYVGDKKTSFSVVRYGNVVGSRGSVVPFFKKMKETGTLPVTDERMTRFWITLEQGVHFVLDNLERMHGGEIFVPKIPSMKVVDLAKAIAPECEIQIIGIRPGEKLHEAMIMEDDARHTVEFKDYYIIQPEFSWWSKKYAEGGKELSDGFAYTSDSNEEWLQIDQLKEMVKKF; this is translated from the coding sequence ATGAACGTATTAAAAAATAAAACAGTTCTTGTCACAGGTGGAACAGGTTCCTTTGGGAAAAAATTCATACATAAAGCATTAACACTAGGTGTAAAAAAAATAATTGTTTTTAGTCGTGATGAACTAAAGCAGTATGAAATGAAACAAGAGTTTGATGATAATCGTCTACGTTTCTTTATCGGTGATGTTAGAGATAAAGATCGTCTTTATAGAGCTTTTAACGGTGTGGATATTGTTATTCATGCAGCAGCAATGAAACATGTTGATGCTTGTGAATATAATCCATTTGAAGCGGTTAAAACAAATATTCATGGTGCACAAAATATTATTGAAGCAGCTATAGATTGTGGAGTGGAAAAGGTAATTGCTCTTTCTACAGATAAAGCATGTAGTCCTGTAAATTTATATGGAGCGACAAAACTAGCTTCTGATAAATTATTCGTAGCAGCTAATGCCTATGTTGGAGATAAAAAAACAAGCTTTTCAGTAGTTCGCTATGGTAATGTGGTGGGCAGTCGCGGAAGTGTAGTACCTTTCTTTAAAAAAATGAAAGAAACAGGTACTTTACCAGTAACAGATGAGCGCATGACTCGTTTCTGGATTACGCTTGAGCAAGGTGTCCATTTTGTACTAGATAATTTAGAACGTATGCATGGCGGAGAAATTTTTGTTCCGAAAATTCCAAGCATGAAAGTAGTGGATTTAGCAAAAGCCATTGCGCCAGAATGTGAAATTCAAATTATCGGCATACGCCCAGGTGAAAAATTACATGAGGCAATGATTATGGAGGACGACGCTCGCCATACAGTAGAATTTAAAGATTATTATATTATTCAACCAGAATTTTCATGGTGGTCAAAAAAATACGCTGAGGGTGGTAAGGAATTATCGGACGGGTTTGCTTATACAAGTGATTCTAATGAAGAATGGTTACAAATAGATCAATTAAAAGAAATGGTGAAAAAATTTTAA
- the rfbA gene encoding glucose-1-phosphate thymidylyltransferase RfbA produces the protein MKGIILAGGSGTRLYPLTRSISKQILPIYDKPMIYYPLSVLMLTGIKEILVISTSKDLSLFKELLGNGAQWGITIEYAQQSEPKGIADAFIVGEDFIGSDSVCLILGDNIFYGQGFTPVLKKAATLKEGAIVFGYQVKDPERFGVVEFDENLNAISIEEKPNVPKSNFAVTGLYFYDNDVISIAKNVKPSKRGEIEITDVNNEYLNRKKLKVQLLGRGFSWLDTGTFESLLEAGQFVETVQKRQGYMIACLEEIALNNGWIVKEEINIGKGENSYNVYVKYLKDK, from the coding sequence ATGAAAGGTATTATATTAGCAGGTGGTAGTGGAACACGTTTATATCCGTTAACAAGATCTATTTCTAAACAAATTCTACCGATATATGACAAACCGATGATTTATTACCCTTTATCAGTTCTAATGTTGACAGGGATAAAAGAAATACTAGTTATCAGCACTTCAAAAGATTTATCTTTATTTAAGGAATTACTGGGCAACGGGGCTCAATGGGGAATAACAATAGAATATGCTCAACAGAGTGAACCTAAAGGAATTGCCGATGCTTTTATTGTAGGTGAAGATTTTATCGGTAGTGATTCAGTTTGTTTAATATTAGGAGATAATATTTTTTATGGACAAGGGTTTACGCCTGTTTTAAAAAAAGCTGCCACATTAAAAGAGGGAGCGATTGTTTTTGGTTATCAAGTAAAAGATCCCGAACGTTTTGGTGTTGTTGAATTCGATGAGAATTTAAATGCTATTTCTATAGAAGAAAAGCCAAATGTCCCCAAATCAAATTTTGCAGTGACTGGTTTATATTTTTATGATAACGATGTAATTTCAATTGCTAAAAATGTGAAGCCATCTAAGCGTGGAGAAATAGAAATTACGGATGTAAATAATGAATATTTGAATCGAAAAAAATTAAAAGTCCAACTTCTTGGAAGAGGATTCTCATGGTTAGATACTGGAACATTTGAAAGTTTATTAGAAGCAGGGCAATTTGTTGAGACTGTTCAAAAAAGGCAAGGTTATATGATTGCTTGTTTAGAAGAAATTGCTTTAAATAATGGTTGGATTGTAAAAGAAGAAATTAACATTGGTAAGGGGGAAAATAGCTATAACGTATATGTGAAATATTTAAAGGATAAATAA
- a CDS encoding DegT/DnrJ/EryC1/StrS family aminotransferase, which produces MIPVTQPFLPPKEDYEKKLELIWEKKWLTNNGYYVSNLEKMLESELNVPNLKYVTNGTLALQLAIKALDIQGDIITTPFSFVATTTSILWEKCKPVYVDIDPTTLCINPDKIESAITSNTVAILATHVFGIPCDVEKIEIIAKRHNLKVVYDGAHAFGVTYKGQSIFNYGDISTYSFHATKVFHTVEGGGITCISDELVTKVELLHSFGYFGEDFYLPGINAKATEFHAAMGLCNMKYIKQNLEKRKRISEQYNMMLPKEIQVIHIKENVGYNYAYYPVMFDSEDVLLRVISNLQTKEIQTRRYFYPSLNKLSYITENFDCPISESVSKRILCLPLYVDLDEYIVKEIADIIYSVIEGRN; this is translated from the coding sequence ATGATACCAGTTACACAACCTTTTCTTCCCCCTAAAGAAGATTATGAAAAAAAGTTAGAGTTAATATGGGAAAAGAAATGGTTAACCAATAATGGATACTATGTTTCTAATCTAGAAAAAATGCTGGAAAGTGAATTGAATGTGCCTAATCTAAAATATGTAACTAATGGAACATTAGCCCTTCAGCTAGCTATAAAGGCATTAGATATACAGGGTGATATTATTACCACTCCATTTTCTTTCGTCGCAACAACTACCTCTATTTTATGGGAAAAATGTAAGCCTGTATATGTTGATATCGATCCGACAACATTATGTATTAATCCTGATAAAATAGAAAGTGCTATTACATCGAATACGGTTGCAATTTTGGCTACACACGTATTTGGTATTCCTTGTGACGTTGAAAAAATAGAAATAATAGCTAAAAGGCACAATTTGAAAGTGGTTTATGATGGTGCACATGCCTTTGGTGTTACTTATAAAGGACAGTCTATATTTAACTATGGTGATATCTCAACTTATAGTTTCCATGCAACTAAAGTTTTTCATACAGTAGAGGGGGGAGGTATTACGTGCATTAGTGATGAACTAGTAACAAAAGTTGAACTCTTGCATAGCTTTGGTTATTTTGGTGAAGATTTTTATTTACCTGGGATAAATGCAAAAGCGACGGAATTTCATGCCGCAATGGGCTTATGTAACATGAAATACATTAAGCAGAATTTAGAAAAGCGAAAAAGAATAAGTGAACAATATAATATGATGCTACCTAAGGAAATTCAAGTTATTCATATTAAGGAGAATGTTGGATACAATTATGCATACTATCCTGTTATGTTTGACAGTGAGGATGTCTTATTAAGAGTAATTTCAAATTTACAAACAAAAGAAATACAAACTCGTCGATATTTTTATCCATCTTTAAATAAACTATCTTATATTACTGAAAATTTTGACTGTCCAATTTCAGAAAGTGTTTCGAAAAGAATTTTGTGTCTGCCATTATATGTAGATTTGGACGAGTATATTGTGAAAGAAATAGCAGATATTATTTATTCAGTAATTGAGGGGAGAAACTAA
- the rfbB gene encoding dTDP-glucose 4,6-dehydratase has product MNLLVTGGAGFIGSNFISYILSKYPQYKIINLDLLTYAGNLENLKEVENHPNYEFVEGDICNRDLIGFLFKKYDFQGVFHFAAESHVDNSIKNPETFVKTNVNGTFTLLDVARGHWMEASNKVKREFVNARFHHVSTDEVFGSLGSEGYFTEESPYAPNSPYSASKAASDMLVRSFYHTYGMNVVTTNCSNNFGPRQHAEKLIPTIIRKALAFEHIPIYGDGLNIRDWLYVEDHCRAIDLVFHESDAGETYLIGGHNEKTNLEIVNDICGILDEKLSDKLEENNMYSFKELITFVEDRSGHDFRYALDSSKIHEKLKFNFAENDFKKIEKTIDFYINFKSRDNIESISFN; this is encoded by the coding sequence GTGAATCTATTAGTTACAGGTGGAGCAGGATTTATTGGTTCTAACTTTATTAGTTATATACTTAGTAAATATCCACAATATAAAATTATTAATTTAGATCTTTTAACATATGCCGGTAATTTAGAGAATTTAAAAGAAGTTGAAAATCACCCCAATTATGAGTTTGTTGAAGGGGATATTTGTAATCGAGATCTAATAGGTTTTTTATTTAAAAAATATGATTTTCAAGGGGTTTTCCATTTTGCAGCTGAATCTCATGTTGATAATTCTATCAAAAATCCCGAAACGTTTGTAAAAACAAATGTTAATGGAACTTTTACTTTATTAGATGTAGCCAGAGGTCATTGGATGGAAGCATCTAATAAGGTGAAAAGAGAATTTGTTAATGCTCGGTTTCATCATGTTTCAACCGATGAGGTTTTTGGTTCATTAGGAAGTGAAGGATATTTTACTGAAGAAAGTCCTTATGCACCTAATAGTCCTTATTCAGCAAGTAAAGCAGCTTCTGACATGTTAGTTCGAAGTTTTTATCATACATATGGAATGAATGTTGTGACGACAAATTGTTCAAATAACTTTGGACCAAGGCAGCATGCTGAAAAGTTGATTCCAACGATTATAAGAAAAGCACTAGCTTTTGAACATATCCCTATTTATGGAGATGGTTTGAATATTAGAGATTGGTTATATGTAGAAGATCATTGTCGAGCAATTGATTTAGTCTTTCATGAAAGTGATGCGGGAGAAACTTATTTGATTGGTGGACATAATGAAAAGACTAATTTAGAAATTGTAAATGATATTTGTGGAATTCTAGATGAGAAACTCTCAGATAAATTAGAAGAAAACAATATGTATTCTTTTAAAGAATTGATTACTTTTGTTGAGGACCGATCAGGGCATGATTTTAGATATGCGTTAGATTCAAGTAAAATTCATGAAAAACTCAAATTTAATTTTGCAGAAAATGACTTTAAAAAAATAGAAAAAACTATAGATTTTTATATAAATTTCAAAAGTAGGGATAACATTGAAAGTATTAGTTTTAACTGA
- a CDS encoding dTDP-4-amino-4,6-dideoxyglucose formyltransferase, which produces MKVLVLTDNQNIYEKFLNDILNSFKSIEFDFYCSPNSKLLYMLKPLNIKKNTNEIIGKYSLVISLHCRQIFPEHLLQKVLCVNIHPGYNPYNRGWYPHIFGIINKKPIGATLHIMDAKIDNGPVIDRILIKVEAHETSLEVYNKILDAEIKLLKKNLAAIFDRTFKVMLINNEAFDGINYEKDFINLCEIDLESKLKFQEAIDYLRAMSHGEYKNAYFYNEKGEKIYVQLKLFKEEYTE; this is translated from the coding sequence TTGAAAGTATTAGTTTTAACTGATAATCAAAATATTTATGAAAAATTCCTAAATGATATTTTAAATTCTTTTAAGAGTATAGAATTTGATTTTTACTGTAGTCCAAATAGTAAATTATTATATATGTTAAAGCCTTTGAACATAAAAAAAAACACTAATGAAATTATTGGAAAATACAGTCTAGTGATTTCTTTGCATTGCAGACAAATATTCCCGGAACATTTATTACAAAAGGTACTTTGTGTTAATATTCATCCAGGCTATAACCCCTATAATAGAGGATGGTATCCACATATATTTGGAATTATTAATAAAAAGCCAATAGGTGCAACATTGCATATAATGGATGCGAAAATTGATAATGGTCCAGTAATTGATCGAATTCTTATAAAAGTAGAGGCGCATGAAACATCTTTAGAAGTTTATAATAAAATATTAGATGCTGAAATAAAATTGTTGAAGAAAAACTTGGCTGCCATTTTTGATCGTACATTTAAAGTTATGCTAATTAATAATGAGGCTTTTGATGGTATCAATTATGAAAAAGATTTTATTAATTTATGTGAAATTGATTTAGAAAGTAAGTTGAAATTTCAAGAGGCTATCGATTACTTGAGAGCTATGTCACATGGAGAATATAAAAATGCATACTTTTATAATGAAAAAGGTGAAAAAATCTATGTACAATTGAAACTGTTTAAAGAAGAATATACAGAATGA
- a CDS encoding glycosyltransferase family 2 protein: MKNYLVSIICITYNHELYIAKAIDGFLTQETNFEFEIIIGEDASTDYTRMIINKYKKLYPDKIKIITSKSNVGIQKNYMRSIKAATGKYLAFCEGDDYWIDPLKLQKQVDFLEKNRDYVFCGHNVYIKDVLTDKFLEAGYEKIVSSKEGSVVKDELLTGVPFQTASYMIRNDVLMNVEFESFFMEFNIADYPLGLYLLNKGNIYRFSEQMSVYNVNVKGSWTDVNTHKISKIEKLYVDEINLIKKYHYYFPLEKKFVDSRLHYIKEIYVPLIKFYEYIMNKKSDNLINIVDLNKNLENESNIYIFGAGNFGQKVCEILESKVAGYIDNNKSLYNKKIDELLVYSLDKIETDSIIIICSLWANEIEKQLILNGYTNYYIVLI; the protein is encoded by the coding sequence GTGAAGAATTATTTAGTTAGTATAATATGTATTACTTATAATCATGAGCTATATATTGCAAAAGCAATTGATGGCTTTTTAACTCAAGAAACGAACTTTGAATTTGAGATAATTATAGGAGAAGATGCTAGTACAGACTATACTAGAATGATTATTAATAAGTATAAAAAATTATACCCTGATAAAATAAAAATAATTACTTCTAAATCAAATGTAGGTATACAAAAAAATTATATGCGATCTATTAAAGCAGCTACCGGAAAATATTTAGCATTTTGTGAAGGCGATGATTATTGGATTGATCCTTTAAAATTACAAAAGCAAGTAGATTTTTTGGAAAAAAATCGGGATTATGTATTTTGTGGACATAATGTGTATATAAAAGATGTTTTAACAGATAAGTTTTTGGAAGCTGGATATGAAAAAATAGTAAGCAGTAAAGAGGGGAGCGTAGTGAAAGACGAGTTATTAACAGGTGTTCCATTTCAAACGGCATCTTATATGATAAGAAATGATGTATTAATGAATGTTGAATTTGAGTCGTTTTTTATGGAGTTTAATATAGCAGACTATCCATTGGGTTTATATTTGTTAAACAAAGGAAATATATATCGATTTTCTGAACAAATGAGTGTGTATAATGTAAATGTTAAAGGGTCTTGGACAGATGTGAATACTCATAAAATTTCAAAAATAGAGAAGTTATATGTTGACGAAATAAACTTAATAAAGAAATATCATTATTATTTCCCATTAGAAAAAAAATTTGTAGACTCTAGATTACATTATATTAAAGAAATTTATGTACCACTAATAAAATTTTACGAATATATAATGAATAAAAAATCGGATAATTTAATTAATATAGTAGATTTAAATAAAAATTTAGAGAATGAAAGTAATATATATATATTTGGAGCGGGTAATTTTGGACAAAAAGTTTGTGAAATATTGGAATCGAAAGTTGCCGGTTATATAGATAATAATAAATCTTTATATAATAAAAAAATTGATGAATTGTTAGTTTATTCACTAGATAAAATTGAAACTGATTCTATAATTATTATTTGTTCGTTATGGGCTAATGAAATTGAAAAGCAGTTAATCTTAAATGGATATACAAATTATTATATAGTATTAATATAA
- a CDS encoding class I SAM-dependent methyltransferase produces the protein MKSLNSEEWGAIYNLSQVKNIIYAIENEKYRTWTRELLKLTETNAKIMEIGCGSGETSLALSINQRKVTAVDYSEESIKLVEYLNNYFEQDIIIKKLDATKSMPFEKNEFDLIFQAGLLEHFEQEERIELLKNWSEYGKKMVSLIPNAASIPYRVGMELMKKNGTWKYGKELPQYTMIPEFRDAGLSVIAEYSIGLYDAIEFLPENHYLRIAFEKLNLENPCDDICGNGYLLVTIGEKK, from the coding sequence ATGAAAAGTTTAAATAGTGAAGAGTGGGGAGCAATTTATAACTTATCTCAAGTTAAGAATATTATTTATGCAATTGAAAATGAAAAATATAGAACTTGGACAAGAGAATTATTAAAGTTAACAGAAACAAATGCGAAAATTATGGAAATAGGTTGTGGTTCTGGAGAAACCTCATTAGCGCTATCTATAAATCAAAGAAAGGTTACTGCTGTTGATTATTCAGAAGAAAGTATTAAACTTGTTGAGTATTTAAATAATTATTTTGAACAAGATATAATTATTAAGAAACTAGATGCTACTAAATCAATGCCTTTTGAAAAAAATGAATTTGATTTGATATTCCAAGCAGGGTTATTAGAACACTTTGAGCAAGAAGAAAGGATTGAACTCTTGAAAAACTGGTCCGAATATGGGAAAAAGATGGTTTCATTAATCCCTAATGCTGCTTCCATACCTTACAGAGTTGGAATGGAACTTATGAAAAAAAACGGAACTTGGAAATACGGTAAAGAATTACCCCAATATACAATGATTCCAGAGTTTAGAGATGCTGGTTTATCTGTGATAGCTGAATATTCAATTGGCCTGTACGATGCTATAGAGTTTTTACCTGAAAATCATTATTTAAGAATTGCTTTTGAAAAATTAAACTTGGAAAATCCATGCGATGATATATGTGGAAATGGATATCTGCTAGTTACTATAGGGGAAAAGAAATGA
- a CDS encoding glycosyltransferase family 2 protein yields the protein MKKVSIIIPTYNRAKLLKKSIESCLQQTYKNIELIIVDDGSTDNTCEILHDIKDGRVKYIFQENKGLPEALNTGFKNAEGDYLTWTSDDNLYRLETIKVMVDRLEELGEPGFVYTDMEIYYEDTGETEYRNYSVNNRIYMGNYIGACFLYSKEIYNEIGDYDPDMYLAEDYDYWIRVCEKYPMIHIPKNLYIYRDHKESLSRSRRLKVIEAFEKVFEKNDCYTKMFSEIANYSLERDIYIYGKGAFAERIYKNSSFPNFKGFIDSFIKEEEVFCSEKVYPLHKLTECSSKPYIIIASTFRAEIEKNLKKIDYKPILDFY from the coding sequence ATGAAAAAGGTATCGATAATTATCCCTACTTATAATAGAGCTAAGCTTCTAAAAAAATCAATTGAAAGTTGCTTACAACAAACATATAAAAATATTGAACTTATTATTGTTGATGATGGATCAACTGATAATACTTGTGAAATTTTACATGATATAAAGGATGGAAGAGTGAAATATATTTTCCAGGAAAACAAGGGTTTGCCTGAGGCGTTAAATACAGGATTTAAAAACGCTGAAGGTGATTATTTAACTTGGACTTCAGATGATAATTTATATAGATTAGAAACAATTAAAGTAATGGTTGATAGATTAGAAGAATTAGGGGAACCAGGTTTTGTTTATACTGATATGGAAATTTATTATGAGGATACGGGTGAAACTGAATATCGCAATTATTCAGTAAATAATCGTATATATATGGGAAATTATATAGGAGCATGTTTTTTATATAGTAAAGAAATTTATAATGAAATTGGTGATTATGACCCAGATATGTATTTAGCTGAGGATTATGATTATTGGATTAGAGTTTGCGAAAAATATCCAATGATTCATATTCCTAAGAATCTTTATATTTATAGAGATCATAAAGAATCATTGAGCCGTTCTAGACGATTAAAAGTTATTGAAGCCTTTGAAAAAGTATTTGAAAAAAATGATTGTTATACTAAAATGTTTTCTGAAATTGCGAACTATTCCTTAGAAAGAGATATTTATATATATGGTAAAGGAGCTTTTGCAGAAAGAATTTACAAAAACAGCTCTTTTCCTAATTTCAAAGGATTTATCGATTCTTTCATTAAAGAAGAAGAGGTATTTTGCTCAGAAAAAGTATACCCATTACACAAGTTAACTGAATGTAGTTCTAAACCTTATATAATAATTGCTTCTACTTTCAGAGCAGAAATTGAAAAAAATTTAAAAAAAATTGACTATAAACCTATTTTAGATTTTTATTAA